A DNA window from Naumovozyma dairenensis CBS 421 chromosome 7, complete genome contains the following coding sequences:
- the EMW1 gene encoding tetratricopeptide repeat-containing protein EMW1 (similar to Saccharomyces cerevisiae YNL313C; ancestral locus Anc_3.32), with protein sequence MELFLQAHLLLSSAPNVLDDITLPQEKELEGTLAKLILNGRSYQVVDIILKELSQKVSVDENDDSKSLLQKVKTFISTHFTTDKNVSLIFAIALLQTFLQNNYTGPLAPIDIFSLFFETSLSNETIDSLLVSSLTVLGQPAYELTEDPIYLILSLLLLEQITEQPSLFDLEDDREIDIPKISTAETPASMAVAHWWRARALMAQLSLLPEATGYPSMISSSILQSIDIAHIITKSLPESTPEDVKKAIYVIYYLENVKSSLAINTEHLCLPSLTKVKKLTNFQFVLTGARTKRTKFQQKAHSGLIILAKSSWNLHENKESIMESKTPETFELNDDLLLEKPHFESIGSEPLDEQIVKRQKLDEDEEKIIEDKLLPMAIRQEYIPQELQDLDPNEQPALSNYDNIQLLLRLYTIRQTSPAKDPLVEEELASLINRIIYQTPADNANVNEKRNWTIFARSLWERSMVETTRAKTIERGLLQMQSLVEELGLKIQTRLIPQGNANADNDESLAVISRLKYIHQLPFLPRWELDAQLAEKYMSVGILRSAVEIYDRLHMHCESALCYAAVGDEKKAESILTERVESNPSDSRAWSILGDIRQEPALWEKSWSIGKYVNAKNSLARYYYNPPQHSGLTRDYNIVLKHLNDSLRQYSLNFETWYFYGCVALECGKMDVAAEAFSRCVSLDQTHAMAWSNLSAAYVELNKLKEAHSCLKRAIASDAQKNWRIWENYMLVSVKLNEWDDVLVACRQLVDIRRDTSGEGSIDLPIVEKLIELLVSSDYPYSGDTNETEGRLTHYQKSCLEFVCNTLPSVITTNPRCWRLVAKVEIWRKRPWAALECYEKAYRAISHNPDLEIDEKIWNETVDACEELVSAYESLGEMEGKYGKSSFVCKDWKYKARSTIKGLMSKGKGRWDDTDGWEKLLEVRNQI encoded by the coding sequence ATGGAATTATTTTTACAGGCACATCTTTTGCTAAGTTCCGCTCCAAATGTGTTGGACGACATAACATTACcacaagaaaaagaattagaagGCACATTGGCAAAGCTTATCTTAAATGGCCGATCATACCAAGTTGTCGACATTATcttaaaagaattatcCCAGAAAGTTTCAGtcgatgaaaatgatgacTCCAAATCTTTGTTGCAGAAGGTTAAAACGTTCATTTCAACCCATTTCACTACCGACAAGAACGTTTCACTTATCTTTGCCATTGCACTTTTACAAACTTTCCTTCAAAACAACTACACTGGTCCGTTAGCACcaattgatatattttctttgttcttTGAGACCTCGTTATCTAATGAGACAATCGACTCTTTATTAGTGTCATCATTAACAGTTCTAGGTCAACCAGCGTATGAATTGACTGAAGACCCTATCTATTTAATCTTATCcctattattattggaacAAATTACCGAACAACCATCTTTATTTGACCTCGAAGATGATAGAGAGATTGATATACCGAAAATTTCTACCGCGGAGACTCCAGCTTCCATGGCCGTAGCACATTGGTGGCGGGCAAGAGCATTAATGGCACAATTGTCTCTTCTACCAGAAGCCACTGGTTATCCTTCTATGATTTCTTCATCCATTTTACAATCTATTGATATTGCGCATATTATTACCAAGAGTTTACCCGAATCGACACCAGAAGATGTCAAGAAGGCCATTTATGTCATTTATTACCTAGAAAACGTGAAAAGCTCATTAGCAATCAATACCGAGCATTTATGTTTACCATCATTGACAAAAGTTAAGAAATTAACAAACTTTCAATTTGTATTAACAGGCGCACGTACAAAGAGAACTAAATTTCAACAGAAAGCTCACTCAGGGTTAATCATCTTAGCTAAATCATCTTGGAATTTACACGAAAACAAAGAATCAATCATGGAATCGAAGACACCAGAAACgtttgaattgaatgacgatttattattagagaAACCTCattttgaatcaattgGATCAGAACCATTAGATGAACAAATCGTTAAGAGACAAAAATtggatgaagatgaagaaaaaattatagaagATAAATTGTTGCCTATGGCTATTCGTCAAGAATATATTCCAcaagaattacaagatttgGATCCAAATGAACAACCAGCGTTATCAaattatgataatattcaattgttATTACGTCTTTATACTATTAGACAAACATCTCCGGCGAAGGATCCCTTAgtggaagaagaattggCTTCGTTAATCAACAGAATTATTTATCAGACACCAGCTGATAATGCTAACGTAAAtgagaaaagaaattggaCGATTTTTGCACGTTCCTTGTGGGAACGTTCTATGGTTGAGACCACAAGAGCAAAAACGATAGAAAGGGGGCTATTACAAATGCAATCCTTAGTGGAAGAATTAGGGTTAAAGATCCAAACAAGATTGATTCCTCAAGGTAATGCGAATGCAGATAATGACGAATCGCTTGCCGTGATTTCTagattgaaatatattcatcaattacCATTTTTACCTCGTTGGGAATTAGATGCTCAATTGgctgaaaaatatatgtcAGTTGGTATATTGAGATCGGCAGTTGAAATCTATGATAGATTACATATGCACTGTGAAAGTGCACTATGTTATGCAGCTGTTGGTGACGAGAAAAAAGCTGAGTCAATTTTAACTGAGAGGGTAGAAAGTAATCCGAGTGATTCAAGGGCATGGTCAATCCTAGGTGATATCAGACAAGAACCAGCTTTATGGGAAAAAAGTTGGTCCATTGGTAAATATGTCAATGCTAAAAATTCCTTAGcaagatattattataatccACCACAACATTCTGGATTGACTAGAGATTATAATATAGTGTTAAAAcatttaaatgattcattGAGACaatattctttgaattttgaaacatGGTATTTTTATGGATGTGTTGCTTTAGAATGTGGTAAAATGGACGTTGCAGCAGAAGCTTTCTCTAGGTGTGTGTCGTTAGATCAAACTCATGCCATGGCATGGTCTAATTTAAGTGCTGCTTATgttgaattgaataaattgaaagaagcACACAGTTGTTTAAAACGAGCCATTGCTTCTGATGctcaaaaaaattggagAATTTGGGAAAATTATATGTTAGTTTCAgttaaattgaatgaatggGATGATGTTCTGGTAGCATGTAGACAATTGGTTGATATAAGAAGGGATACATCCGGTGAAGGGTCCATTGACTTACCTATTGTGgagaaattaattgaattgttAGTTTCCTCTGATTACCCATACTCTGGAGACACTAATGAAACAGAAGGTAGATTAActcattatcaaaaatCTTGTTTGGAATTTGTTTGTAATACGTTACCATCAGTCATAACTACAAATCCAAGATGTTGGAGACTAGTGGCCAAAGTAGAAATATGGAGAAAACGTCCATGGGCAGCATTAGAATGTTACGAAAAGGCGTATAGGGCCATTTCACATAACCCTGATTTAGAGATAGATGAAAAGATATGGAATGAAACAGTTGATGCATGCGAAGAACTAGTTTCCGCATATGAATCCCTTGGAGAAATGGAAGGTAAATATGGCAAAAGCAGTTTTGTTTGTAAAGACTGGAAATATAAAGCAAGATCTACGATTAAAGGGTTGATGAGTAAAGGTAAAGGTAGGTGGGATGATACCGATGGATGGGAGAAGCTATTAGAggtaagaaatcaaatatag
- the RFA2 gene encoding Rfa2p (similar to Saccharomyces cerevisiae RFA2 (YNL312W); ancestral locus Anc_3.33), giving the protein MATYQPYTEYSSVTGGGFETNDVVGQSGDVSDRSNTNTLRPVTVKQILESTQEIQDGPFVSYNQELHHVCFVGVIRNITDHTSNIYLTVEDGTGQIEVRKWSEDANDMASGPGDDSDPTKDSSSQVAQQYQIGTYVKIFGALKEFGGKKNIQYAVIKNIESFNEVLTHHLEVIKWHAIANGKLPDPSTGGSSSQVQEGQQQSTSGQSLFVSENDSSSSRSPSDRILEFCKKQCEGKDANTFAVPIPLISQSLNIDENTTRNCCATLTEQGFIYPTFDDNHFFAI; this is encoded by the exons ATGGCAA CTTATCAACCTTATACTGAATATTCATCCGTCACTGGAGGTGGTTTCGAAACCAATGATGTAGTAGGACAGTCAGGTGATGTATCCGATAGAAGCAACACGAATACTCTTCGTCCGGTTACCGTGAAACAAATTCTGGAATCTACACAAGAAATTCAAGATGGACCTTTCGTATCTTACAATCAAGAATTACACCATGTTTGTTTTGTCGGTGTTATTAGAAATATCACTGATCATACATCTAATATATACTTGACGGTGGAAGATGGTACTGGACAAATTGAGGTAAGGAAATGGAGTGAAGATGCAAATGATATGGCCTCAGGTCCTGGAGATGATAGTGACCCAACTAAAGATTCTAGTTCACAAGTAGCAcaacaatatcaaattGGCACATATGTCAAGATATTTGGTGCTTTAAAAGAATTTGGTgggaagaaaaatatacaataCGCTGTCATTaagaatattgaaagtTTTAACGAAGTACTAACACATCATTTGGAGGTTATTAAATGGCATGCAATTGCAAATGGTAAATTACCTGATCCATCTACTGGCGGGTCATCATCCCAAGTACAAGAAGGTCAACAACAAAGTACTTCCGGTCAATCTTTATTTGTTAGTGAGAATGATTCGTCATCATCTCGTTCTCCTTCAGATAGAATCTTAGAATTTTGCAAGAAACAATGTGAAGGCAAAGATGCAAATACGTTTGCTGTCCCAATTCCGTTAATTTCCCAATCCTTAAATATAGATGAAAAtacaacaagaaattgTTGCGCAACTTTGACTGAACAGGGGTTCATATATCCAACTTTCGATGACAATCATTTCTTTGCCATCTAA
- the GAS4 gene encoding 1,3-beta-glucanosyltransferase (similar to Saccharomyces cerevisiae GAS4 (YOL132W); ancestral locus Anc_3.34) has translation MLVPFILIFINIYITTTLASINPIIIKGKRFYDAVTNERFFIRGIDYQPGGSSEVNDEKDPLSDPDLCARDILLFQDLGINTVRIYSINPDLNHDKCMTLLATAGIYLILDVNSPLENQHLNRYEPWTTYNTIYLKHVFSVIDEFLQYNNTLGFFAGNEIVNDKRSAQYSPPYIKKLIGDMRRYIDVHSTRRIPVGYSAADDLKYRIPLSKYLECEDTARKDCSVDFYGVNSYQWCGQQTLESSGYDRLVEAYEKYSKPVIFSEFGCNKVLPRKFDEITALYSESMNDVFSGGLVYEFTQEPNNYGLAEVVNENDIQLLDDYFTLRDHYRPEASSSQEPSSKLDLHNKNSIAPEDVVIPKCQKTYHNIKVDGEVEENLADVLIREGTQHKKGKFVDLDEKDLECKFEIYRKDGKPWDGPRRIEAVNDMSPLKDTKAKSGKHGSRKKSSSFKMKPKKAMTSVFLIIVCILW, from the coding sequence ATGTTGGTACCATTTATTCTgatttttatcaatatctACATTACTACAACGTTAGCTTCCATTAAtcccattattattaagggGAAGAGGTTTTACGACGCTGTGACCAATGAAAGGTTTTTCATAAGAGGCATCGATTATCAGCCTGGAGGTTCGTCTGAGGTCAACGATGAAAAAGATCCCTTATCAGACCCGGACCTCTGTGCCCgtgatatattattatttcaagATTTAGGAATAAACACAGTAAGGATATACTCAATTAATCCGGACTTAAATCATGATAAATGTATGACGTTGTTAGCAACAGCAggaatatatttgattttagATGTAAACTCTCCGTTAGAAAATCAACATTTGAATAGATACGAACCATGGACAACATATAATacaatttatttgaaacaCGTCTTTAGTGTCATAGATGAATTtttacaatataataatacattGGGATTCTTTGCTGGTAATGAAATTGTGAATGATAAGAGATCTGCACAATACTCACCACCATATATTAAAAAGTTAATTGGTGATATGAGGAGATACATAGATGTTCACTCAACTAGACGGATACCTGTTGGTTATTCTGCTGCagatgatttgaaatacAGAATTCCATTATCTAAATATTTGGAGTGTGAAGATACTGCGAGAAAGGATTGTAGTGTTGATTTTTATGGTGTGAATTCTTATCAATGGTGTGGACAGCAAACTTTGGAAAGTTCCGGTTATGATCGATTAGTTGAAGCTTATGAGAAATACTCTAAACCTGTGATATTTTCCGAATTTGGTTGTAATAAAGTCCTGccaagaaaatttgatgaaataaCTGCTCTTTACTCAGAGTCAATGAATGATGTTTTTAGTGGAGGTCTCGTATATGAATTTACACAAGAGCCAAATAATTATGGTTTGGCCGAAGTTgtaaatgaaaatgatatacAGCTTCTTGATGATTATTTCACATTAAGAGATCACTATAGACCTGaagcttcttcttcacaGGAACCCTCTTCCAAGTTAGATTTACATAACAAGAACTCCATAGCACCCGAAGATGTAGTTATTCCCAAATGTCAAAAAACTTATCACAATATAAAAGTGGATGGTGAAGTTGAAGAGAACTTGGCTGATGTCCTAATCAGAGAAGGTACACAACATAAAAAGGGCAAATTTGTTGACTTAGATGAGAAAGATCTCGAATGTAAATTCGAGATTTATAGAAAAGATGGAAAGCCATGGGACGGTccaagaagaattgaagCTGTAAACGATATGAGTCCTTTAAAGGATACTAAGGCGAAAAGCGGTAAGCATGGTTCCAGGAAGAAgtcatcatcttttaaaatgAAGCCAAAGAAAGCAATGACATCTGtctttttaataatagtgTGCATTCTGTGGTAA
- the NDAI0G03900 gene encoding uncharacterized protein (similar to Saccharomyces cerevisiae STB1 (YNL309W) and YOL131W; ancestral locus Anc_3.37) gives MEQNLNYKILERAKMAQLSRKIRVRLGKIQKGTVKNRKLEDKQMPAKNHPFWPLLCVVPPVQPTTSASSGITSSPGYSMWDLMSRKGVGRNKYKSQGFSKKRILQEKESYNGRYKLPLDRNYLSVPPDSREYNSDYWDHRPLSRSNNPVKAENGALEELKKMKFILKAPRRLEDLEYDPIINSDDCNTSHYVSSMLMSEDTSNNKNSSPYFNDYVRDIYSVSSRGNISAGSPL, from the coding sequence ATGGAGCAAAATCTTAATTATAAGATTCTAGAAAGAGCAAAGATGGCTCAACTCTCCCGCAAAATAAGGGTTCGCCTGGGTAAGATCCAGAAAGGAACCGTGAAGAATAGAAAACTTGAAGATAAACAAATGCCCGCCAAAAATCATCCATTTTGGCCGCTCCTCTGTGTTGTACCTCCTGTACAACCCACGACATCGGCTTCATCTGGCATTACAAGCTCGCCTGGGTATTCGATGTGGGATCTCATGTCTAGAAAAGGAGTTGGAAGGAATAAGTATAAATCTCAAggattttcaaagaaaagaatattacAAGAGAAAGAAAGTTATAATGGAAGATATAAATTGCCATTAGATAGAAATTATTTATCCGTTCCTCCTGATTCACGAGAATATAACAGTGATTACTGGGATCACAGACCCTTGTCGAGGAGTAACAATCCAGTTAAAGCAGAAAATGGAGCTCTTGAAGAGcttaaaaaaatgaagtTTATATTAAAAGCTCCCCGGAGGCTAGAAGATCTTGAATACGACCCAATAATAAACTCTGATGATTGTAATACATCACATTATGTTTCCTCGATGCTGATGTCAGAAGACACATCCAATAATAAGAATTCCTCTCCATACTTTAATGATTATGTGCGTGATATTTACAGTGTATCATCCAGAGGAAACATATCAGCCGGTTCTCCCTTGTGA
- the VPS68 gene encoding Vps68p (similar to Saccharomyces cerevisiae VPS68 (YOL129W); ancestral locus Anc_3.40) has translation MDTDHNDRLFRLPFKLPTFHGIRTFGVYLSGIFYALGFWVFLDAVLYSKYSNASDVHVTFIDWIPFLCSTFGMLIVNSIEKNRLLQGALNSEGGSSFGDVDSNMAWQARSVLFCGFALLAGGLSGSIVVLIIKFLVKDYTSYPTVGMGVNNVLGNIFILLSCVVLWIAQNMEDEYSYSLTL, from the coding sequence ATGGACACTGATCATAACGATAGACTATTTCGTCTACCATTCAAATTACCTACATTCCATGGGATAAGGACATTTGGAGTTTATTTATCTGGTATTTTCTACGCTTTAGGTTTCTGGGTCTTCCTAGATGCAGTCCtttattccaaatattcCAATGCATCAGATGTTCATGTGACATTTATAGACTGGATTCCATTTCTTTGTAGTACGTTTGGGATGTTAATTGTGAattctattgaaaaaaacCGTTTACTTCAAGGAGCATTAAATAGTGAAGGTGGTTCATCATTTGGAGATGTTGACTCCAATATGGCATGGCAAGCAAGATCCGTATTATTTTGTGGGTTTGCTCTGCTAGCTGGCGGTTTATCTGGATCAATTGTTGtattaattattaaatttttagtAAAAGATTACACAAGTTATCCAACTGTTGGAATGGGTGTGAATAATGTTTTGGGaaatatctttatattGCTAAGTTGTGTTGTTCTTTGGATTGCTCAAAATATGGAAGATGAATACTCTTACTCTCTGACCTTATAG
- the YGK3 gene encoding serine/threonine protein kinase YGK3 (similar to Saccharomyces cerevisiae MCK1 (YNL307C) and YGK3 (YOL128C); ancestral locus Anc_3.41), giving the protein MSMDSGSNSVEKSNEFIADDVTSNRSNTVRRMLIQEYRKIGRGAFGTVVQAYITPNKENWYGPFAIKKVPAQTEYKSRELEILRITNHPNVVKLEYFFTHVSPQDHKVYQHLAMECLPETLQIEISRYAHNKLELALKHVKLYSYQIARGMLYLHALGICHRDIKPSNILVDPSTGVLKICDFGSAKRLEPNQPSISYICSRFYRAPELILGCTQYTTKVDIWGLGCVIGEMLMGKAIFQGQDPLLQLREIAKLLGPPDKKFIFFSNPGYDGPLYSKPLFSGTSKERFEKYFGHAGPDGIDLLTKVLVYSPEIRLSPRRILNHSFFDDLLKEQYFFPRDSTQPVRLPNLFDFSEFELKILGEWGNKFTKQPEDH; this is encoded by the coding sequence ATGTCTATGGATTCTGGAAGTAATTCCGTCGAAAAGAGCAATGAATTCATCGCTGATGATGTCACTTCAAATAGATCCAATACTGTAAGGAGAATGTTAATTCAAGAATACAGGAAAATTGGTAGAGGTGCATTCGGTACAGTAGTGCAGGCGTATATTACaccaaataaagaaaattggTATGGTCCGTTTGCTATTAAAAAAGTTCCTGCTCAAACAGAATATAAATCAAGAGAATTAGAAATCCTTAGAATCACAAATCATCCGAATGTTGTCaaattggaatatttttttacaCATGTATCTCCACAAGATCATAAGGTTTATCAACATTTAGCAATGGAATGTCTACCAGAAACTTtacaaattgaaattagcCGATATGCTCATAATAAATTGGAATTAGCTTTGAAACATGTTAAACTCTATAGTTATCAAATTGCAAGAGGGATGTTGTATTTACATGCATTGGGAATTTGTCATCGTGATATAAAACCTTCAAATATATTAGTAGATCCAAGTACAGGTGTCTTAAAGATTTGTGATTTTGGTTCTGCTAAAAGATTGGAACCAAATCAACCATCAATTAGTTATATTTGTTCAAGATTTTATAGAGCTCCAGAATTAATCCTTGGATGTACTCAATATACAACAAAAGTTGACATTTGGGGGCTTGGATGTGTCATCGGTGAAATGCTTATGGGGAAAGCTATCTTCCAAGGTCAAGACCCACTTTTACAATTACGTGAAATTGCTAAATTATTAGGACCTCCagataaaaaattcatttttttctcaaaTCCAGGTTATGATGGTCCATTATACTCGAAACCTTTGTTTTCTGGAACATCAAAGGAacgttttgaaaaatattttggtcATGCTGGTCCTGATggaattgatttattaacgAAAGTCTTAGTTTATTCTCCAGAAATAAGACTCTCTCCAAGACGTATACTAAATCATAGCTTTTTTGATGATTTGCTAAAAGAACAATATTTCTTCCCAAGAGATTCCACTCAACCTGTTCGTTTAccaaatttatttgatttcagTGAATTTGAGTTAAAAATATTGGGAGAATGGGGTAATAAATTCACAAAACAACCTGAAGAtcattaa